TTATGTTACTTAAACTAGAGGGGGTTGTATTACGTCAAACTAAATATAGTGATAGTGATAAAATATTGACTATATTTACAAAAGAGTATGGAAAAATTCAAGCTATCGCTAAAGGTTCAAGAAGACAAAAAAGTAAATTATTTGCAAGCTCTCAGATATTAACGTTAAGTAATTTTGTGGTTTATAAAGGTAAAAAAATGCATAATATTAACCAAGGAGATATATGTAAGTCTTTTTATCCTATAAAAGAAAACCTTGATAAACTTTCATATGCTATGTATCTTGTAGAGCTTATAAATGCATCAATATTAGAAAATGAACAAAATGAAAAAGTGTATTACCTACTAATAAAAACTTTAGAAGTATTATCTATAGCAACAAAAGATTATAAAAAGATAATACTTGCTTTTGAGTTAAAATATATGAGTTTTATTGGATATAAGCCAAGTTTAAAGGTCTGT
The genomic region above belongs to Abyssisolibacter fermentans and contains:
- the recO gene encoding DNA repair protein RecO gives rise to the protein MLLKLEGVVLRQTKYSDSDKILTIFTKEYGKIQAIAKGSRRQKSKLFASSQILTLSNFVVYKGKKMHNINQGDICKSFYPIKENLDKLSYAMYLVELINASILENEQNEKVYYLLIKTLEVLSIATKDYKKIILAFELKYMSFIGYKPSLKVCAECRENYLENAVFSCKCGGVLCSKCRNIHVYDFQLNNTLLKNLQLLLYSKLDELDNIEIEDKQLEFLEKIMKKYISYYIDKKEFNALKFMQYINPHY